A single region of the Streptomyces sp. ITFR-16 genome encodes:
- the phoU gene encoding phosphate signaling complex protein PhoU: MRDAYHEELDSIGEGLVEMARLVGSAIGRATTAMLDADLKLAETVIAADQKVDDLQHDLEARAIALLARQQPVATDLRIVVTSLRMSADLERSGDLAQHVAKLARLRFPQSAVPHDLHATILEMGQLAQRLMAKAAEVIITKDVDLALQLEQDDDEMDLLHRTLFQHLMDDRWKHGIETAVDVTLLGRYYERFADHAVSVAKRVVYLVTGEHADEIQQPSPVEGA, encoded by the coding sequence ATGCGTGACGCGTACCACGAGGAACTCGACTCGATCGGCGAGGGGCTGGTCGAGATGGCCCGGCTCGTCGGGTCGGCGATCGGCCGGGCGACGACCGCCATGCTCGACGCCGATCTCAAGCTCGCGGAGACGGTGATCGCCGCGGACCAGAAGGTCGACGACCTCCAGCACGACCTGGAGGCCCGGGCCATCGCCCTGCTGGCGCGCCAGCAGCCGGTGGCGACCGATCTGCGGATCGTGGTCACCTCCCTGCGGATGAGCGCGGACCTGGAGCGTTCGGGCGACCTCGCCCAGCACGTCGCCAAGCTGGCCCGGCTGCGTTTCCCGCAGTCGGCCGTGCCGCACGACCTGCACGCCACCATCCTGGAGATGGGCCAGCTGGCCCAGCGGCTGATGGCCAAGGCCGCCGAGGTGATCATCACCAAGGACGTCGACCTGGCGCTCCAGCTGGAGCAGGACGACGACGAGATGGACCTGCTGCACCGCACGCTCTTCCAGCACCTGATGGACGACCGCTGGAAGCACGGCATCGAGACGGCCGTCGACGTGACGCTGCTCGGCCGCTACTACGAGCGGTTCGCCGACCACGCGGTGTCGGTCGCCAAGCGCGTCGTCTACCTGGTGACGGGCGAGCACGCGGACGAGATCCAGCAGCCGTCCCCGGTCGAGGGCGCATAG
- a CDS encoding DUF461 domain-containing protein: MSRSLRHGALAATAIAFSIAALSACGAGNNAQTLEVRPDNAATSVGAIKIQNANVITQPEDGAKGPAVVAATLFNNGTKAETLDSITLTGSSGSVQLHPAEGSGPVVVPAGGRVVLGGKGNAAAVIANGSEAAQNGNVQPLVFKFSRSGDITLGASVVPAKHYFEGFGPSSLPEPPKLPSESPEATPSGSASGTPGGPSETPSGSASNSVTPTDAASDSAQPG, translated from the coding sequence GTGAGCCGCAGCCTTCGACACGGCGCCCTCGCCGCCACTGCCATCGCGTTCTCGATCGCCGCGCTTTCCGCATGTGGTGCGGGCAACAACGCGCAGACGCTCGAAGTCAGGCCTGACAACGCCGCCACCTCGGTCGGCGCGATCAAGATCCAGAACGCCAACGTCATCACGCAGCCCGAGGACGGTGCCAAGGGCCCGGCCGTCGTCGCCGCCACGCTGTTCAACAACGGCACCAAGGCGGAGACCCTGGACTCCATCACCCTGACGGGCAGCAGCGGCTCCGTGCAACTGCACCCGGCCGAGGGCTCCGGCCCGGTCGTCGTCCCGGCCGGCGGGCGTGTGGTCCTCGGCGGCAAGGGCAACGCCGCCGCCGTGATCGCCAACGGCAGCGAGGCCGCGCAGAACGGCAACGTGCAGCCGCTGGTCTTCAAGTTCAGCCGCAGCGGCGACATCACACTGGGCGCCTCCGTCGTCCCCGCGAAGCACTACTTCGAGGGCTTCGGCCCCAGCTCGCTCCCCGAGCCGCCCAAGCTGCCCTCGGAGTCGCCCGAGGCGACCCCGTCCGGTTCCGCGTCCGGGACCCCGGGCGGGCCGTCGGAGACCCCCTCGGGCTCCGCGAGCAACTCGGTCACCCCGACCGACGCCGCCTCCGACTCGGCGCAGCCGGGCTGA
- a CDS encoding MFS transporter, whose amino-acid sequence MSVAGLRRATRETVSGLPREFWWLWTSTLVNRLGGFVATFMALYLTMERGYSASYAGLVAALHGLGGVVSSLGAGVMTDRLGRRPTMLVAQVSTAVSVAVLGFMVHPVAIAGVAFVVGMASNASRPAVQAMIADIVPAQDRVRAFSLNYWAINLGFAVSSAGAGFIAEYSYRAGFLGEALMTLFCAVVVFMKVPESRPQKSPGAVANASAADDVRLTTVLRDGRFMAVVGLSFVVALIFQQGYVGLPVAMGADGFSSSDFGTAIAVNGVLIVALQIPVTRFIRSRDPRRLLVVSALLAGYGFGLTAFAGSVALYTLTVCVWTVAEIVNAPVQNGLVVQLSPAHGRGRYQGMFTLSWAAAALVAPLMSGAVIDHFGAEWLWGACAVLGTAAAFGYGLLMRGLPQPGAAAESGPVEAGGPVAGAGLGADAVGPAAERAV is encoded by the coding sequence ATGTCTGTCGCCGGTCTTCGCCGGGCCACCCGCGAGACGGTCTCCGGTCTCCCCAGGGAGTTCTGGTGGCTGTGGACCAGCACCCTGGTCAACCGGCTCGGGGGGTTCGTCGCCACCTTCATGGCGCTGTACCTGACCATGGAGCGGGGCTACTCCGCCTCGTACGCCGGTCTGGTCGCCGCCCTGCACGGGCTCGGCGGGGTCGTCTCCTCGCTCGGGGCCGGGGTGATGACGGACCGTCTCGGCCGCCGTCCGACCATGCTCGTCGCGCAGGTCTCGACCGCCGTGTCCGTGGCCGTGCTCGGCTTCATGGTCCATCCGGTGGCCATCGCCGGCGTCGCCTTCGTCGTCGGCATGGCGAGCAACGCCTCCCGGCCCGCGGTGCAGGCGATGATCGCCGACATCGTGCCCGCACAGGACCGGGTGCGGGCCTTCTCGCTCAACTACTGGGCCATCAACCTCGGATTCGCGGTCTCCTCGGCCGGTGCCGGGTTCATAGCCGAGTACAGCTATCGCGCGGGCTTCCTGGGCGAGGCCCTGATGACCCTGTTCTGCGCGGTCGTCGTCTTCATGAAGGTGCCGGAGTCCCGGCCGCAGAAGTCCCCGGGCGCCGTCGCGAACGCCTCGGCCGCCGACGACGTACGGCTGACCACCGTGCTGCGCGACGGGCGGTTCATGGCCGTCGTCGGCCTGTCCTTCGTCGTCGCGCTGATCTTCCAGCAGGGGTACGTGGGGCTGCCGGTGGCCATGGGGGCCGACGGGTTCAGCAGCTCCGACTTCGGTACGGCGATCGCCGTCAACGGCGTCCTGATCGTCGCGCTCCAGATCCCGGTCACCCGCTTCATCCGCAGCCGCGACCCGCGCCGGCTGCTCGTGGTGTCCGCGCTGCTCGCGGGGTACGGGTTCGGGCTGACCGCCTTCGCGGGCTCGGTCGCGCTCTACACGCTGACCGTCTGCGTCTGGACCGTCGCCGAGATCGTCAACGCGCCCGTGCAGAACGGCCTGGTCGTCCAGCTGTCACCGGCCCACGGCCGGGGCCGCTACCAGGGCATGTTCACCCTGTCCTGGGCGGCCGCCGCGCTCGTCGCCCCGCTGATGTCCGGCGCCGTCATCGACCACTTCGGCGCGGAGTGGCTGTGGGGCGCGTGCGCCGTGCTGGGGACCGCGGCGGCGTTCGGGTACGGGCTGCTGATGCGCGGCCTGCCGCAGCCGGGCGCCGCGGCGGAGAGCGGCCCGGTGGAAGCCGGCGGTCCCGTGGCGGGCGCCGGCCTCGGCGCCGATGCCGTCGGTCCCGCCGCCGAGCGGGCCGTCTGA
- a CDS encoding phosphoglyceromutase — protein MADAPYKLILLRHGESEWNAKNLFTGWVDVNLTEKGEKEAVRGGELLKDAGLLPDVLHTSLQRRAIRTAQLALESADRLWIPVRRSWRLNERHYGALQGKDKAQTLAEFGEEQFMLWRRSYDTPPPPLDRDAEYSQFDDPRYATLPPELRPATECLKDVVVRMLPYWFDSIVPDLLTGRTVLVAAHGNSLRALVKHLDGISDADIAGLNIPTGIPLAYELDEDFRPLKPGGTYLDPDAAKAAIEAVKNQGKK, from the coding sequence ATGGCCGACGCACCGTACAAGCTGATCCTCCTCCGCCACGGCGAGAGCGAATGGAACGCGAAGAACCTGTTCACCGGATGGGTGGACGTCAACCTCACCGAGAAGGGCGAGAAGGAGGCGGTCCGCGGCGGTGAGCTGCTCAAGGACGCCGGCCTGCTCCCCGATGTGCTGCACACCTCCCTCCAGAGGCGCGCCATCCGCACCGCCCAGCTCGCGCTGGAATCCGCGGACCGCCTCTGGATCCCGGTCCGCCGCTCCTGGCGTCTGAACGAGCGCCACTACGGTGCGCTCCAGGGCAAGGACAAGGCGCAGACGCTCGCCGAGTTCGGCGAGGAGCAGTTCATGCTCTGGCGCCGCTCGTACGACACCCCGCCGCCGCCGCTGGACCGCGACGCCGAGTACTCCCAGTTCGACGACCCGCGCTACGCGACCCTCCCCCCGGAGCTGCGTCCGGCCACGGAGTGCCTGAAGGACGTCGTCGTCCGGATGCTCCCGTACTGGTTCGACAGCATCGTCCCGGACCTCCTGACGGGCCGCACGGTCCTGGTCGCCGCCCACGGCAACAGCCTCCGCGCCCTGGTCAAGCACCTGGACGGCATCTCGGACGCCGACATCGCGGGCCTGAACATCCCGACGGGCATCCCGCTCGCCTACGAACTGGACGAGGACTTCCGCCCGTTGAAGCCGGGCGGCACCTACCTCGACCCGGACGCGGCGAAGGCGGCCATCGAGGCCGTGAAGAACCAGGGCAAGAAGTAG
- a CDS encoding ATP-binding protein codes for MDVNAAVAAAAAIAGVCTGVIAMLAFRWSERDQKKPTRTSLRPDSNAPLPPGVDTVLSVLSSSAVVLDESDSVVKASSAAYALGLVRGGRLAVEPMLNMARDTRRDGEIRQVELDLPRRGTGRGEALAVSARVAPLGSRLVLLLVEDLTEARRIEAVRRDFVANVSHELKTPTGALSLLSEAVMDASDDPEAVERFAGRMQIEATRLTNLVQELIDLSRVQNDDPLEDAEPVRVDELVAEAIDRCRQQAGSKQITMAAGGTAELRIWGNRGQLAAALGNLVENAVNYSPARTRVGIAARRVAVPGGDEIEIAVTDQGIGISEKDRERVFERFYRVDPARSRATGGTGLGLAIVKHVAASHGGEVTVWSSEGQGSTFTLRLPEAGSVRDRDRTSGGPLIVNGDEASYPGAAPDSFDSFPAPEALP; via the coding sequence ATGGACGTGAACGCGGCGGTCGCCGCAGCTGCAGCGATCGCCGGGGTCTGTACCGGTGTGATCGCCATGCTGGCGTTCCGCTGGAGCGAGCGCGACCAGAAGAAGCCCACGCGTACGTCCCTGCGGCCCGACAGCAATGCCCCCCTGCCCCCCGGGGTCGACACGGTCCTGTCCGTGCTCAGCTCCTCCGCCGTCGTGCTCGACGAGAGCGACAGCGTCGTCAAGGCCAGCTCCGCCGCGTATGCGCTGGGGCTGGTCCGGGGAGGGCGCCTCGCCGTCGAGCCCATGCTGAACATGGCCAGGGACACCCGCCGCGACGGGGAGATACGACAGGTCGAGCTGGACCTCCCCCGGCGCGGCACGGGCCGCGGCGAGGCCCTCGCGGTCTCCGCCCGGGTCGCCCCGCTGGGTTCCCGGCTGGTGCTGCTGCTGGTCGAGGACCTCACCGAGGCCCGCCGCATCGAGGCGGTGCGGCGCGACTTCGTCGCCAACGTCAGCCATGAGCTCAAGACCCCGACCGGGGCGCTGTCGCTGCTCTCGGAGGCCGTCATGGACGCCTCCGACGACCCGGAGGCGGTGGAGCGGTTCGCGGGCCGGATGCAGATCGAGGCGACCCGGCTCACCAATCTGGTCCAGGAGCTCATCGACCTCTCCCGGGTGCAGAACGACGACCCGCTGGAGGACGCCGAGCCGGTCCGGGTCGACGAGCTGGTCGCCGAGGCCATCGACCGCTGCCGGCAGCAGGCCGGCTCCAAGCAGATCACCATGGCCGCCGGCGGCACCGCCGAGCTCCGCATATGGGGCAACCGGGGCCAGCTCGCGGCCGCCCTCGGCAACCTCGTCGAGAACGCCGTCAACTACAGCCCCGCCCGCACCCGCGTCGGCATCGCCGCCCGCCGGGTCGCCGTACCCGGCGGGGACGAGATCGAGATCGCCGTGACCGACCAGGGCATCGGCATCTCGGAGAAGGACCGGGAACGGGTCTTCGAACGCTTCTACCGCGTCGACCCGGCCCGCTCGCGCGCCACCGGTGGTACGGGCCTCGGCCTCGCCATCGTCAAGCACGTGGCCGCCTCGCACGGCGGGGAGGTCACCGTCTGGAGCTCGGAGGGACAGGGCTCCACCTTCACCCTGCGGCTGCCCGAAGCGGGCTCCGTACGGGACCGGGACCGCACATCCGGCGGCCCGCTCATCGTCAACGGCGACGAGGCGTCCTACCCGGGCGCCGCACCCGACTCTTTTGACTCATTCCCTGCCCCGGAGGCTCTTCCGTGA
- a CDS encoding response regulator transcription factor, with protein sequence MTRVLVVEDEESFSDVLSYMLRKEGFEVAIAATGPDGLDEFERNGADLVLLDLMLPGLPGTEVCRQLRSRSNVPVIMVTAKDSEIDKVVGLEIGADDYVTKPFSSRELVARIRAVLRRRGEPEEVTPAALEAGPVRMDVDRHVVTVSGGKVDLPLKEFDLLEMLLRNAGRVLTRMQLIDRVWGADYVGDTKTLDVHVKRLRAKIEPDPGAPRFLVTVRGLGYKFEP encoded by the coding sequence GTGACCCGAGTGCTTGTCGTCGAGGATGAGGAATCCTTCAGCGACGTCCTGTCCTACATGCTCCGCAAGGAAGGCTTCGAGGTCGCGATCGCGGCCACGGGACCCGACGGCCTCGACGAGTTCGAGCGCAACGGCGCCGACCTCGTGCTCCTCGACCTGATGCTGCCCGGCCTGCCCGGCACCGAGGTGTGCCGGCAGCTGCGCAGCAGGTCCAACGTCCCCGTGATCATGGTCACGGCCAAGGACAGCGAGATCGACAAGGTCGTCGGCCTGGAAATAGGAGCCGACGACTATGTGACCAAGCCCTTCTCCTCGCGGGAGCTCGTCGCCCGCATCCGCGCGGTGCTGCGCCGCCGGGGCGAGCCGGAGGAGGTCACGCCGGCCGCCCTGGAGGCGGGCCCGGTCCGGATGGACGTGGACCGCCACGTCGTGACCGTCTCCGGCGGCAAGGTCGACCTGCCGCTCAAGGAGTTCGACCTGCTGGAGATGCTGCTGCGCAACGCCGGCCGGGTGCTGACCCGGATGCAGCTGATCGACCGGGTCTGGGGCGCGGACTACGTGGGCGACACCAAGACGCTCGACGTCCACGTGAAGCGGCTGCGCGCCAAGATCGAGCCGGATCCGGGCGCCCCGCGCTTCCTGGTGACGGTGCGCGGCCTCGGGTACAAGTTCGAGCCGTAG